Proteins encoded in a region of the Methanofastidiosum sp. genome:
- a CDS encoding helix-turn-helix domain-containing protein, whose amino-acid sequence MKKIIAKNKRDLIKKLRIDLSNKDEKIYINMRPSVDIMVEVLEHAPNIKYILCPKSLYSLTSIRVKKALERVGVLLVPFGEGAGRPNKYDDETVSKLKKMYELGVPVKEISKSLKIPLRTVYYIANEEELQ is encoded by the coding sequence TTGAAAAAGATAATCGCAAAAAATAAGAGAGACCTTATAAAAAAGTTAAGGATTGATCTTTCTAACAAAGACGAAAAAATTTATATCAACATGAGGCCATCAGTTGACATTATGGTTGAAGTATTAGAGCATGCGCCAAATATAAAATATATTCTTTGCCCAAAAAGTCTCTATTCCTTGACATCAATTAGGGTCAAAAAAGCATTGGAGCGCGTTGGGGTTCTTCTTGTTCCTTTTGGAGAGGGTGCTGGGAGACCAAACAAATACGATGACGAAACAGTCAGCAAATTAAAAAAAATGTATGAGCTAGGTGTTCCTGTAAAAGAGATATCAAAAAGTTTAAAGATCCCCCTTAGAACAGTTTACTACATTGCAAATGAAGAAGAACTTCAATAA
- a CDS encoding DUF530 family protein codes for MSLISRISSYLDTLKYSVNPDKLKDSDYFLDTYLKLKRDYEELISIRRKIEFLGYQNPYFVIKGIKDAQDPYFRKRAMEKKICFDNIQHAIAAHRVAIGQLIDAMGFEKEGIIYVGHEALKFTEEGGEGKFIFSPDGVYRLGIMKYLSFSGEYMKTLFSLNKEERENYRKIMDMLGDKSKSKPSSKRRIPQEYGMMGGPKEYSPFKKENPQYKRDFYDETIDLGRPPIYDKHIRKVLSIAYAPFGVDAICEDIALFYLKKTYMERKIYGGPFPTIDPEPNEALLGRFYKTVLLKEGMMNTLKDMNLKEKNSLVAAISYYLVSEDYDKTLLFFSIDNNEFESALIRAGNYGVIPKESKHLLERVVKTGEKKDITKKFLQELKGAQD; via the coding sequence ATGAGTCTGATATCAAGGATTTCTAGTTATCTTGATACGTTAAAGTATAGTGTAAACCCTGATAAATTGAAGGATAGTGACTACTTTCTTGATACGTATCTAAAACTAAAAAGAGATTATGAAGAATTAATCTCGATTAGGCGAAAAATAGAGTTCTTGGGGTATCAAAATCCTTATTTTGTTATTAAAGGTATCAAGGATGCACAGGATCCTTATTTCAGAAAAAGGGCAATGGAAAAAAAGATCTGTTTTGACAATATTCAGCACGCTATTGCCGCACACAGAGTTGCCATAGGTCAGTTAATAGACGCTATGGGATTTGAAAAAGAGGGCATAATATATGTCGGGCATGAAGCCCTGAAGTTTACCGAGGAAGGCGGGGAAGGAAAATTTATTTTTAGTCCAGATGGTGTCTATAGATTAGGCATAATGAAATACCTTTCTTTTTCTGGGGAGTATATGAAGACTCTTTTTTCCTTAAATAAGGAGGAGAGAGAGAATTATAGGAAGATAATGGACATGCTTGGGGATAAATCAAAGAGCAAGCCATCTTCTAAAAGGAGAATCCCCCAAGAATACGGGATGATGGGGGGTCCAAAAGAGTATTCCCCTTTCAAAAAAGAAAATCCTCAATATAAACGTGATTTTTATGATGAAACGATTGATCTGGGCAGGCCTCCAATATATGATAAACACATAAGAAAAGTCCTCTCGATAGCTTATGCACCTTTTGGAGTCGACGCAATATGCGAAGACATAGCGCTCTTTTATCTGAAAAAAACTTATATGGAGCGAAAGATATATGGAGGCCCATTTCCTACAATTGACCCAGAACCAAATGAGGCATTGTTAGGTAGGTTCTATAAGACTGTGCTATTGAAGGAAGGGATGATGAATACACTAAAAGATATGAATCTAAAAGAGAAGAACAGCCTAGTTGCTGCAATTTCATATTATTTAGTGTCAGAAGATTATGACAAGACCCTCCTATTTTTTTCTATAGATAACAATGAATTTGAATCTGCTTTGATAAGGGCTGGAAATTATGGGGTAATACCTAAAGAGAGCAAGCATCTTCTTGAAAGAGTAGTCAAGACTGGTGAAAAAAAAGATATAACAAAGAAATTTTTACAAGAACTTAAGGGGGCTCAAGATTGA
- a CDS encoding MarC family protein, translating to MLGTLIQLIILFFVVIDPLASFFVFYATSSTMVPKERQKTGILAILIAVLLCFLVLILGQRLLELFSTTLDEFRIAGGIVLTILGIKMVLGEPLINTHEKKENSARALASIIATPLITGPATIFTIILASSDYGKVLTGLAVGIVLLITVLLFLMSNKVKKILGDTATQVATTILGLVTLSWGVKFIILGIKSIF from the coding sequence ATGCTAGGAACACTGATACAGCTTATAATTTTGTTTTTTGTAGTTATTGACCCTCTTGCAAGTTTCTTTGTTTTTTATGCTACTTCCTCGACGATGGTTCCAAAGGAAAGGCAAAAGACGGGCATACTTGCGATACTAATTGCTGTTTTACTATGTTTTTTGGTACTTATTTTGGGCCAGCGTTTGTTGGAACTATTCAGCACAACTCTGGACGAGTTTAGAATAGCCGGGGGAATAGTACTAACAATACTAGGAATAAAGATGGTCCTTGGTGAACCTCTGATAAATACTCATGAGAAAAAAGAGAACTCAGCTAGAGCTTTGGCTTCTATTATTGCAACACCCCTTATAACAGGGCCTGCCACAATATTTACAATAATCCTAGCAAGCAGCGACTATGGAAAAGTTCTAACAGGTCTTGCCGTGGGGATTGTTCTTTTAATAACAGTTTTATTATTCCTTATGTCAAATAAGGTAAAAAAAATATTGGGCGATACAGCAACTCAAGTTGCTACAACTATTCTTGGCCTTGTTACTCTTTCTTGGGGTGTGAAGTTCATAATTCTCGGTATAAAAAGTATATTCTAA
- a CDS encoding DUF4040 domain-containing protein: MMFDYILLFAVALSALMAIIQENLYKSIIILTFESFSLAAIFHFLLATDVAAVQAILGAALLPGLFIVALYKTTKGRDE, from the coding sequence ATGATGTTTGATTATATATTGTTATTTGCAGTAGCTTTGTCCGCTTTAATGGCGATAATACAGGAAAATCTTTACAAGAGCATTATTATTTTGACTTTTGAAAGTTTTTCGTTGGCAGCAATATTCCATTTCTTACTTGCTACAGATGTTGCCGCAGTACAAGCAATTTTGGGTGCAGCACTGTTACCTGGTCTATTCATAGTGGCACTCTATAAAACAACAAAGGGGAGGGATGAGTAA
- a CDS encoding cation:proton antiporter subunit C — MEPFQVASFMTAGVLIVTGLWALLMMDNILKKIIGANLIGDGANLVLISIGYRPGGFIPEVMHHFHATATPSNYSHLLQFEEFASNASYSLPFALVLTNIVIGASTLSVMLALAVVLYKKYHTLSVQKMFEGDE, encoded by the coding sequence ATGGAACCCTTTCAAGTAGCTTCTTTCATGACTGCTGGAGTTTTGATTGTAACTGGTTTATGGGCACTATTAATGATGGACAACATTCTAAAAAAAATAATTGGTGCAAACTTGATTGGGGACGGGGCAAATCTTGTCTTGATCAGTATTGGATACAGGCCTGGAGGATTTATCCCTGAGGTAATGCATCACTTCCATGCAACAGCAACACCCTCAAATTATTCCCATTTGTTACAATTTGAGGAATTTGCAAGTAACGCTTCATACTCGTTGCCATTTGCATTAGTTCTTACAAACATTGTCATTGGCGCTTCTACACTTTCAGTCATGTTGGCGCTAGCAGTTGTTTTGTATAAGAAATACCATACTTTAAGTGTTCAAAAGATGTTCGAGGGGGATGAATAA
- a CDS encoding Na+/H+ antiporter subunit E, protein MSKALRPFWGIVYFIGLVYYIVVSARDVLIQCVNGKIDPVVMEIDTVLKRPVSMAILANSITLTPGTLTIDVFPEKQKLLVAVISPRSQKDVIPFEGWIKKMVED, encoded by the coding sequence ATGAGTAAAGCTCTAAGACCATTTTGGGGTATTGTCTATTTTATAGGTTTAGTATATTACATCGTTGTTTCTGCAAGAGACGTTTTAATTCAATGTGTCAATGGGAAAATAGATCCTGTAGTAATGGAAATCGATACAGTTCTTAAGAGACCTGTTTCCATGGCAATTCTTGCCAACAGTATTACTTTGACGCCCGGAACATTGACTATTGATGTCTTTCCAGAAAAGCAGAAATTGTTAGTTGCTGTAATATCTCCTAGAAGTCAAAAAGATGTAATTCCTTTTGAAGGTTGGATAAAAAAGATGGTGGAGGATTAA
- a CDS encoding methyltransferase domain-containing protein, which produces MNLDDVFGLNIELYEEWFAKNNNIVKSEIEAIKQLLPKSGEGIEIGVGTGIFASALGIKTGVEPSERMRTKASERGINTINAYAENLPIPNETYDFILMVTVDCFFTDILQALKEAYRVLTKEGFLIVAFIDKNTPLGQIYEEKKASNIFYKNARFHSDSEIENLLKMANFEIIDKRQTVFNLENIIQEIKPDVGEGVFAIVKAIKKHRSKKSCKDGPTEVQ; this is translated from the coding sequence ATGAATTTAGATGATGTTTTTGGCCTTAATATTGAATTGTATGAAGAATGGTTTGCTAAAAACAATAACATAGTCAAGTCTGAAATTGAAGCGATAAAGCAATTATTGCCTAAATCTGGTGAAGGTATTGAAATCGGTGTTGGGACAGGAATCTTTGCATCGGCACTGGGCATTAAAACAGGCGTTGAACCTTCTGAAAGAATGAGAACGAAAGCAAGTGAAAGAGGTATAAATACAATCAATGCATATGCAGAGAATCTACCGATCCCCAATGAAACGTATGATTTTATTTTGATGGTTACTGTCGACTGTTTTTTCACCGATATTCTTCAAGCGTTAAAAGAGGCATATAGGGTACTCACAAAAGAAGGATTCTTAATCGTTGCATTTATAGATAAGAACACCCCTCTTGGGCAGATATATGAAGAAAAAAAAGCTTCCAATATATTTTACAAGAATGCAAGATTCCATTCTGATTCTGAGATAGAGAATCTCCTTAAAATGGCCAATTTTGAAATCATTGATAAAAGACAAACAGTTTTTAATCTAGAAAATATAATTCAAGAGATAAAACCTGATGTCGGTGAAGGTGTTTTTGCGATCGTCAAGGCAATTAAAAAGCATCGAAGCAAAAAGAGTTGTAAAGATGGCCCTACAGAGGTCCAATAA
- a CDS encoding magnesium transporter, whose protein sequence is MKKKKTFPVKVSPKRFVAWLPKLDFSDFYTIIKQSMFALIICAFADILAGIYLTKMIGFLILLPGILTMLPATIDMRGNIYASMGSRISTGLHTGEITPSLRGSKLIAENVYSSLIQTVVMATVIAFFAMIGGFLIGNQTIGFVHLFFISLFASLVAAIGLILTTLLVSILSFKKGLDPDNVSSPLIASIGDILNVASLFAIGALSFSLSKGFMLFSSLIISGIIIIFSLFSVRNSYYAKKILKESMAFLAICAFLSTLAGSLLDKNLEFIGIFPLLLVLSPLFNAENGNIGSILSARISTSFHLGQAEITFLPKLKILKEFFNTFAITIILFPLLAIIAFVMSALLDIPQMAFFVILKLSIFVAIISSFAAMLTSYYLTYFSIRTNIDPDNVVIPLLTSVMDIASVSILILVATIIL, encoded by the coding sequence TTGAAAAAGAAAAAGACCTTTCCAGTAAAGGTTTCTCCAAAGAGATTTGTAGCATGGCTCCCGAAACTGGATTTTTCTGATTTTTATACAATAATTAAACAGAGCATGTTTGCACTTATAATCTGTGCTTTTGCCGATATTCTTGCAGGAATTTATCTCACAAAGATGATTGGCTTCTTGATTTTATTGCCTGGAATATTGACAATGCTTCCCGCCACAATTGACATGAGAGGTAATATCTATGCTTCAATGGGATCAAGGATTTCAACAGGCCTGCATACTGGTGAAATAACTCCCAGTCTGAGAGGATCAAAATTAATAGCAGAAAATGTATATTCTTCCCTTATACAGACTGTAGTTATGGCCACAGTAATAGCTTTTTTTGCAATGATCGGGGGATTTCTCATTGGTAATCAAACGATAGGATTTGTCCATCTGTTTTTTATTTCATTATTTGCATCCCTTGTTGCTGCAATTGGTCTCATTTTAACTACACTATTAGTATCTATTCTCTCTTTTAAAAAAGGCCTTGATCCTGACAATGTATCCTCGCCGCTGATTGCGTCAATTGGAGATATTTTAAACGTAGCATCCCTTTTCGCAATTGGGGCGCTATCTTTCTCTTTAAGCAAAGGATTCATGTTATTCTCTAGCCTTATTATAAGTGGCATTATAATTATTTTTTCTTTATTTTCTGTTAGGAATAGTTATTATGCAAAAAAAATATTAAAAGAATCCATGGCATTTCTAGCAATATGCGCTTTTTTGAGTACCCTTGCAGGTTCACTTCTTGACAAAAACTTAGAGTTCATAGGTATTTTTCCTTTATTGCTTGTATTGTCTCCTCTTTTTAATGCAGAAAATGGAAATATAGGGAGCATTCTATCGGCTAGAATTTCTACAAGCTTTCACTTAGGTCAGGCAGAAATTACTTTTCTACCTAAGTTAAAGATATTGAAAGAATTTTTCAATACATTTGCAATTACAATAATTCTATTCCCCTTACTTGCCATAATTGCTTTTGTGATGTCAGCACTACTTGATATACCTCAGATGGCTTTCTTTGTAATTCTTAAATTATCCATATTTGTAGCCATTATATCTTCATTTGCTGCAATGCTTACTTCATACTATCTTACATATTTCTCAATAAGAACAAATATTGACCCTGATAATGTGGTAATACCTTTACTTACAAGCGTAATGGATATTGCAAGTGTAAGTATTTTGATTCTTGTTGCAACAATTATTCTTTAG
- a CDS encoding DsrE family protein, giving the protein MKIGIIISDNDPEKCWNAFRFGNFCLGQKDETKIFLMGKGVEYEKTSNDKFNSFEQAEKFLSEGGNILACGTCIKSRNQKDSEMCPLSTMKDVYDIVIQSDRVVCF; this is encoded by the coding sequence TTGAAAATAGGAATAATAATTTCAGATAATGACCCGGAGAAATGTTGGAATGCATTTCGCTTTGGAAATTTCTGTCTTGGACAGAAAGATGAAACAAAAATTTTTCTCATGGGAAAAGGAGTTGAATATGAAAAAACTTCAAATGATAAATTCAACTCATTTGAGCAAGCGGAAAAGTTTCTCTCAGAAGGGGGAAATATACTTGCCTGTGGAACATGCATTAAGTCGAGAAATCAGAAGGATTCAGAGATGTGCCCACTATCTACAATGAAGGACGTTTATGACATTGTAATACAAAGTGACAGAGTAGTATGCTTTTAA
- the leuS gene encoding leucine--tRNA ligase, whose translation MEIEEKWQKKWEEARIFYSDPKNMKKFFVNFPYPYVNGFMHLGHSFSLMRAEVFARYKRMCGYNTIFPFGFHATGTPIVAAAERVRDGEKLQIEILEKMEVPKELIPKFSEPEFWVRYFPEESIKDLKLLGLCIDWRRSFITTSLNPYYDKFIRWQFNKLKEKNFVVKGEHPVTWCPKCNNPIGDHARLEGEGITPEEIILLKFKFDGKILPAATYRVETVFGVTNMWMNPNFKYIEVDVDNEIWIISPVAAEKLINQKHNVKIIRELESKELIGKSCENPLTGDKIPILPASFVSPEIGTGVVMSVPSHAPYDYMALKDIQSNPSKYGVSETLVKNIAPISLITVEDFGKNPAIEISENMGIASQKDVDKLEEATNIIYKKEFHQGILNERTGKYKGIKVSDVKKIIVNDFINDGVATLFYELPGKVVCRCLTQGVVKIVSDQWFLAYGNPEWKDLAKKCLAQMNIYPEKARKQFEYVLDWLKDWACTREFGLGTKLPWDEKWVIESLSDSTIYMAYYVLAKYFEDPSYKIDPKKLDDYFFDYIYLKRGNLDEVSAKSGLSKELVSDMKKEFEYWYPFEFRNSGKDLIQNHLSFCIFNHAAIFPEELWPKGFGVNGWVLVDGEKMSKSKGNFYTIKQIVKMYGADAARITLMNGGEGLDDPNWDSEFARTITDKLKNWQDFCVENYGKGRTEKLYIDRWFLSVLDKAIKETTEAMNDSNFRTALSKGFFDLQRDLKWYLKRCLNSPNKEVISEVIKTQTLILTPFTPHICEEIWEKLGFEPFISNYPWPEYKEEMIDKISEESEYYIEEVVNDIREITNVLSRGEQKTLGRIDIFTAENWKWDLIEAIKTKDNMGEAIKTAMSNEDFRKNGKDVNLIIQRCFKNRYFPERFDEKEVLNEAKAFLKEEFKTEINIDPLEDLGNDRKKALPRKPGIHIYFK comes from the coding sequence TTGGAAATCGAAGAAAAATGGCAGAAGAAATGGGAAGAAGCTAGAATTTTCTATTCTGACCCCAAAAACATGAAAAAATTTTTTGTAAACTTTCCTTACCCGTATGTTAATGGATTCATGCACTTGGGCCATTCGTTTTCCCTGATGAGGGCAGAAGTTTTTGCACGATATAAGAGGATGTGCGGATACAACACAATCTTTCCTTTTGGATTTCATGCAACTGGAACACCAATAGTTGCTGCCGCCGAGAGAGTTCGAGACGGTGAGAAATTACAGATTGAGATATTAGAAAAGATGGAAGTTCCAAAAGAGTTAATTCCAAAATTTTCCGAACCTGAATTTTGGGTAAGGTATTTTCCAGAGGAATCGATTAAAGATCTAAAACTCCTAGGTTTATGTATTGATTGGAGAAGAAGTTTCATAACAACTTCGCTAAATCCCTATTATGATAAATTCATCAGATGGCAGTTCAACAAATTAAAAGAAAAAAACTTTGTTGTTAAAGGTGAACACCCTGTAACTTGGTGCCCAAAATGCAACAATCCCATAGGGGATCATGCAAGGCTTGAAGGTGAGGGCATCACTCCTGAAGAAATAATCTTACTTAAATTCAAATTTGATGGAAAGATACTACCTGCCGCCACATATAGAGTAGAAACTGTTTTTGGCGTTACAAACATGTGGATGAATCCAAACTTCAAATATATAGAAGTTGATGTTGACAATGAAATCTGGATAATATCTCCTGTTGCAGCTGAGAAATTAATTAATCAAAAACACAACGTCAAGATCATTAGAGAATTAGAATCAAAAGAATTGATTGGAAAATCGTGTGAAAATCCCCTGACAGGAGACAAAATTCCAATTCTTCCTGCATCTTTTGTATCGCCCGAGATAGGTACTGGAGTTGTCATGTCTGTTCCATCGCACGCCCCATACGATTATATGGCATTGAAAGACATACAATCAAATCCATCAAAATATGGTGTTTCAGAAACTCTTGTCAAGAATATAGCTCCAATTTCACTGATTACTGTAGAGGATTTTGGCAAGAATCCTGCAATAGAGATTTCTGAAAATATGGGAATCGCTTCTCAAAAAGATGTCGACAAACTTGAAGAAGCAACTAATATTATTTACAAGAAAGAGTTCCACCAGGGAATATTAAACGAGAGAACTGGCAAATATAAAGGAATTAAAGTTTCTGATGTCAAAAAAATTATTGTCAATGATTTTATTAATGATGGTGTTGCAACATTGTTTTATGAGCTCCCTGGAAAGGTAGTATGCAGATGCCTTACACAAGGTGTTGTAAAGATAGTATCCGACCAGTGGTTTTTAGCATATGGAAATCCAGAATGGAAAGATTTGGCAAAAAAATGTCTTGCACAAATGAATATTTACCCCGAGAAGGCCAGAAAACAGTTTGAGTATGTTCTTGACTGGTTAAAGGATTGGGCATGCACAAGGGAGTTTGGACTTGGAACAAAACTTCCATGGGATGAAAAATGGGTAATTGAGTCACTTTCGGATTCTACCATCTACATGGCCTACTATGTTTTAGCAAAATACTTTGAAGATCCATCCTATAAAATTGATCCAAAAAAACTTGATGATTATTTCTTTGATTATATTTATTTGAAACGTGGCAATCTAGATGAAGTTTCAGCTAAAAGCGGACTGTCAAAAGAATTAGTTTCGGATATGAAGAAAGAGTTTGAATACTGGTATCCTTTTGAATTTAGGAACAGTGGAAAGGACTTAATCCAGAATCATCTTTCTTTTTGCATATTCAATCACGCTGCCATATTTCCTGAAGAGCTGTGGCCCAAGGGATTTGGAGTAAACGGTTGGGTGCTCGTAGACGGAGAAAAGATGAGTAAATCCAAAGGTAACTTCTATACAATAAAACAGATTGTGAAAATGTATGGTGCTGATGCGGCGAGGATTACCCTAATGAATGGTGGAGAAGGCCTTGACGATCCCAACTGGGACAGTGAATTTGCAAGAACAATTACTGACAAATTGAAGAATTGGCAGGATTTCTGCGTTGAAAATTATGGAAAAGGTAGAACTGAAAAGTTGTACATAGACAGGTGGTTCTTATCTGTTTTAGATAAAGCGATAAAAGAAACAACTGAAGCTATGAATGATTCCAATTTTAGGACAGCTCTTTCGAAAGGATTCTTTGACCTTCAAAGAGACCTTAAGTGGTACTTAAAGAGATGTCTTAACTCTCCAAACAAAGAGGTCATTTCTGAAGTTATAAAAACTCAAACACTGATATTGACACCCTTTACACCCCATATCTGTGAAGAGATTTGGGAAAAGCTAGGATTTGAGCCATTTATATCAAATTACCCCTGGCCCGAATACAAGGAAGAAATGATCGATAAAATTTCAGAAGAGAGTGAATACTACATTGAAGAAGTTGTTAATGACATAAGAGAGATAACAAATGTCCTATCAAGAGGAGAACAAAAAACTCTAGGAAGAATTGACATATTCACTGCAGAAAACTGGAAGTGGGACCTTATTGAAGCTATAAAAACAAAAGACAATATGGGTGAAGCTATTAAAACAGCAATGTCAAATGAGGATTTCAGAAAAAATGGAAAAGACGTAAATCTCATAATCCAAAGGTGCTTTAAGAACAGATACTTCCCGGAAAGATTTGATGAAAAAGAGGTACTTAACGAAGCAAAGGCATTTTTAAAGGAAGAATTCAAAACAGAGATTAACATAGACCCCTTAGAAGATCTTGGAAACGATAGGAAGAAAGCACTCCCAAGAAAACCAGGAATACATATCTATTTTAAATAA
- a CDS encoding cation:proton antiporter (subunit G of antiporter complex involved in resistance to high concentrations of Na+, K+, Li+ and/or alkali) produces the protein MNVYSYMELLLPYFYLISGMGLIGVALGLFRFGQRKNIVYARLHILGVMDVVCILVIIFLGNPVAILAALAHFFLMPFAVHSISWADLTEADDDV, from the coding sequence ATGAACGTGTATTCATATATGGAACTACTACTTCCTTATTTCTATTTAATATCTGGAATGGGACTCATCGGCGTTGCTTTAGGACTTTTCAGATTTGGGCAGAGGAAGAATATAGTATATGCAAGGCTTCATATCTTAGGTGTAATGGATGTCGTATGTATACTTGTTATTATTTTCCTTGGAAATCCAGTTGCAATTTTGGCAGCTTTAGCTCACTTTTTCCTAATGCCTTTTGCAGTTCATTCGATATCTTGGGCAGATTTAACGGAGGCTGATGATGATGTTTGA
- a CDS encoding monovalent cation/H+ antiporter complex subunit F, producing MNKNNILLVLILAVILVVGHYLQLKDYYVYVMLIGLGVAIISGLRVTTVRGVCNSLAGASAAEIGVATGFMIVGKMYGIPYFSDIAIYLLLLGPVGTLIISRFFRGGIAE from the coding sequence ATGAACAAGAATAATATTTTATTAGTGCTAATTTTAGCTGTAATCTTAGTAGTCGGTCATTATCTCCAACTTAAAGACTATTATGTTTACGTGATGCTGATAGGGCTTGGCGTTGCTATTATCTCTGGTCTTAGAGTAACTACTGTTAGAGGGGTATGTAATTCCCTAGCCGGTGCGAGTGCCGCTGAAATCGGTGTTGCCACGGGTTTCATGATTGTAGGAAAAATGTACGGGATTCCTTATTTTTCTGATATAGCAATTTATTTACTTCTACTTGGCCCAGTAGGAACATTGATAATTTCTAGATTCTTTAGAGGGGGGATAGCAGAATGA
- a CDS encoding MBL fold metallo-hydrolase encodes MNSKFLGSVRLHAPYHPSIVIKLDKIEFRVDSPCGAKNENKVYLLTHFHFDHVRSCMAGGADFLSLSENPIKIYAPYDDRKEYGENENVFDIHSKMINFHSKGRRKLVPIQENENLRFNGTTVVPVPLKHTVPNFGYYINNSETSILITGDWEGSNYKNRRKIISLAPRVLITECRYFFEEEIEIAEERMHVHVEDILDLKEELENTMIILTHISHRYRDLDDIVKLTKEKDLILAKNISFNNAGYRIRERFK; translated from the coding sequence ATGAATTCAAAGTTTTTAGGATCTGTAAGGTTACATGCGCCTTACCACCCTTCTATAGTCATAAAACTTGACAAAATAGAGTTCAGAGTAGATAGCCCTTGTGGGGCAAAAAATGAAAACAAAGTATATCTTTTAACACATTTTCACTTTGACCATGTTAGGTCGTGTATGGCCGGTGGGGCAGACTTTCTAAGCCTTTCTGAAAATCCAATAAAAATCTATGCACCTTATGATGACAGAAAAGAGTATGGTGAAAATGAAAACGTTTTTGACATTCATTCTAAGATGATCAACTTCCATTCTAAAGGAAGGCGAAAACTTGTCCCAATTCAGGAGAATGAGAATCTTCGTTTCAATGGAACTACTGTTGTTCCTGTTCCCTTAAAACATACAGTGCCTAACTTTGGGTATTATATTAATAATTCGGAAACAAGTATCCTCATCACAGGAGACTGGGAAGGGTCAAATTACAAGAACAGGCGAAAGATAATTTCTTTGGCGCCGAGAGTATTAATCACGGAGTGCCGATACTTTTTTGAAGAGGAAATAGAGATTGCAGAGGAAAGAATGCATGTTCATGTAGAGGATATTCTTGACCTAAAGGAAGAATTAGAAAATACAATGATTATCCTAACCCATATCTCCCATAGATACCGTGACCTAGATGATATTGTCAAATTAACAAAAGAAAAGGACTTGATTCTAGCAAAGAACATATCGTTTAACAACGCCGGTTACCGCATCCGGGAACGATTCAAATAA